In Tsuneonella amylolytica, one genomic interval encodes:
- a CDS encoding 3-methyl-2-oxobutanoate dehydrogenase (2-methylpropanoyl-transferring) subunit alpha: MADRPDATTTGGSNRPALQFHVPEPKFRPGDAVDFSHIGVSKPGEQARPDEMCAPIDTTPLANDLVRVLGDDNVAHGPWDPRLDADTLRRMLEIMALTRAFDERMYRGQRQGKTSFYMKCTGEEATSVSAAMALAGDDMVFPSYRQQGILIARGYPLVEMINQIYSNRGDKLKGRQLPIMYSSRAHSFFTISGNLATQTPQAVGWAMASAMRGDSRIAATWVGEGSTAEGDFHAACLFATVYNAPVILNVINNQWAISSFSGFAGGERATFAARGLGYGIASIRVDGNDPLAVYAATRWAANRARSNGGPTLIEHFTYRAEGHSTSDDPSQYRSAQERSEWPLGDPIMRLKDHLIALGEWDEERQEKLDLECAEKVKAATKEAEKNGVLGHGMHHPFHTMFEDVFEDLPWHLEEQAAQAIRERKIKWPQK; encoded by the coding sequence ATGGCCGACCGGCCCGATGCCACGACGACCGGCGGAAGCAACCGTCCGGCGCTTCAGTTTCACGTTCCCGAACCGAAATTCCGGCCCGGCGATGCGGTCGATTTCTCGCATATCGGCGTCAGCAAGCCCGGCGAACAGGCCCGGCCCGACGAGATGTGTGCGCCCATCGACACCACACCGCTCGCCAACGATCTCGTCCGCGTGCTGGGCGACGACAACGTCGCGCACGGCCCGTGGGACCCGCGGCTCGACGCCGACACCCTGCGCCGCATGCTCGAGATCATGGCGCTGACCCGTGCGTTCGACGAGCGGATGTATCGCGGCCAGCGGCAGGGCAAGACCAGCTTCTACATGAAGTGCACCGGCGAGGAGGCGACGAGCGTGTCCGCCGCGATGGCGCTGGCCGGCGACGACATGGTATTTCCCAGCTATCGCCAGCAGGGCATCCTGATCGCGCGCGGCTATCCGCTCGTCGAGATGATCAACCAGATCTACTCGAACCGCGGCGACAAGCTGAAGGGCCGCCAGCTGCCCATCATGTATTCGAGCCGGGCGCACAGCTTCTTCACCATCAGCGGCAACCTCGCCACGCAGACCCCTCAGGCCGTGGGCTGGGCGATGGCGAGCGCGATGCGCGGCGACAGCCGGATCGCGGCCACGTGGGTGGGCGAGGGCAGCACCGCGGAGGGCGACTTCCACGCCGCCTGCCTGTTCGCCACGGTCTACAACGCGCCGGTGATCCTCAACGTCATCAACAACCAGTGGGCGATTTCCAGCTTCAGCGGTTTCGCCGGCGGCGAGAGGGCGACCTTCGCCGCGCGCGGGCTTGGCTACGGCATCGCCTCGATCCGGGTGGACGGCAACGATCCGCTGGCGGTCTACGCCGCGACCCGCTGGGCTGCCAACCGCGCGCGCTCCAACGGTGGTCCGACGCTGATCGAGCACTTCACCTACCGCGCGGAGGGGCACTCCACCTCCGACGATCCGAGCCAGTACCGCAGCGCGCAGGAACGCAGCGAATGGCCATTGGGCGATCCGATCATGCGCCTCAAGGATCACCTCATCGCGCTGGGGGAATGGGACGAGGAGCGGCAGGAGAAGCTCGACCTCGAATGCGCCGAAAAGGTGAAGGCCGCGACCAAGGAGGCCGAGAAGAACGGCGTCCTCGGCCATGGCATGCACCACCCGTTCCACACCATGTTCGAGGACGTGTTCGAGGACCTTCCCTGGCATCTGGAAGAACAGGCCGCGCAGGCGATCCGCGAAAGGAAGATCAAGTGGCCTCAAAAGTGA
- a CDS encoding DUF2842 domain-containing protein — MRTEPTARIPLGIIGLLLVLGGYALVVARYVPELIGGWPALAQAPVYLVLGIVWLLPLRRFLIWMETGRWA, encoded by the coding sequence ATGAGAACCGAACCCACCGCGCGCATCCCGCTCGGGATCATCGGACTGCTGCTGGTGCTCGGCGGCTATGCGCTCGTCGTCGCGCGCTACGTCCCCGAACTCATCGGCGGTTGGCCGGCCCTCGCGCAGGCGCCGGTCTACCTCGTTCTGGGGATCGTCTGGCTGCTGCCGCTAAGGCGCTTCCTGATCTGGATGGAGACCGGCCGCTGGGCCTAA
- a CDS encoding thymidylate synthase, with the protein MHSAAYHPEDRHPTDRHPEDQYLDLMRRIWAEGSERIDRTGIGTRSVFGATLRFDLADGAMPLITTKRVYWKTATRELLWFLTGETNIRPLVQQGVGIWNEWPHAKYVRETGDDIPLETFVARIRDDADFAANWGDLGPVYGKQWVDWPTYRYRPDGLYEAGEGVNQVAEVVRSLRENPGSRRHIIEGWNVAELDRMALPPCHKTYQFHVADGRLNGLLYQRSCDVALGLPFNLWSAALLQRMLAQQADLEPGEFVWMGGDVHLYLNHSDLIEEQLTREPQGRPRLEIVRRPDTIFDYRIDDFAVSNYTPLGALQAPVAV; encoded by the coding sequence ATGCATTCGGCCGCCTATCATCCGGAAGACCGGCATCCGACAGACCGTCATCCGGAAGACCAGTACCTCGATCTCATGCGGCGCATCTGGGCCGAGGGGTCGGAGCGGATCGACCGCACGGGCATCGGCACCCGATCCGTATTCGGGGCGACGCTGCGATTCGATCTGGCGGACGGCGCGATGCCGCTCATCACGACGAAGCGGGTCTACTGGAAGACTGCGACGCGCGAACTTTTGTGGTTCCTGACCGGGGAGACGAACATCCGTCCGCTCGTGCAGCAGGGCGTCGGCATCTGGAACGAATGGCCGCACGCGAAATACGTGCGCGAGACGGGCGACGACATTCCGCTGGAGACATTCGTCGCGCGCATCCGCGACGATGCCGATTTCGCCGCCAACTGGGGCGATCTCGGCCCGGTCTACGGCAAGCAGTGGGTCGACTGGCCGACCTATCGCTACCGCCCCGACGGCTTGTACGAAGCGGGCGAGGGGGTGAACCAAGTTGCCGAGGTCGTGCGCAGCTTGCGCGAGAACCCCGGCAGCCGGCGGCACATCATTGAAGGCTGGAACGTCGCCGAATTGGACCGGATGGCGTTGCCGCCGTGTCACAAGACCTACCAGTTCCATGTCGCCGACGGTCGGCTCAACGGGCTGCTCTATCAGCGGAGCTGCGACGTCGCGCTCGGCCTGCCGTTCAACCTGTGGTCGGCGGCGCTGCTGCAACGGATGCTCGCGCAGCAGGCCGATCTGGAGCCGGGCGAATTCGTGTGGATGGGCGGGGACGTCCATCTCTACCTCAACCATTCGGACCTGATCGAGGAGCAGTTGACGCGGGAACCGCAGGGCCGCCCACGCCTTGAGATCGTGCGGCGACCGGACACGATCTTCGACTATCGCATCGACGATTTTGCGGTTTCGAACTACACGCCGCTCGGCGCGTTGCAGGCGCCGGTAGCGGTCTGA
- a CDS encoding 5-formyltetrahydrofolate cyclo-ligase — translation MRAARGEHVAALPASTRALVMHRPPGPVLARVPEDAVVGLYVSTPDEAPSGGYARFFHERGNTVALPWFADRTAPMEFRTWADPIGAQDLAAGPVGPQPADDAAPVRPSVLFVPLLAFTLTGDRLGQGGGHYDRWLESNPDAVRIGLAWDVQEVPELPVEPHDMALDLVVTPTRVLGPFR, via the coding sequence ATGCGTGCTGCGCGCGGCGAACACGTCGCCGCGCTTCCGGCGAGCACCCGCGCGCTCGTCATGCATCGCCCGCCCGGCCCCGTTCTGGCGCGCGTTCCCGAAGACGCGGTGGTGGGCCTCTACGTTTCGACCCCGGACGAAGCGCCGTCGGGCGGATATGCCCGCTTCTTCCACGAGCGCGGGAATACAGTCGCCCTGCCCTGGTTCGCGGATCGCACCGCGCCGATGGAATTCCGCACCTGGGCCGACCCCATCGGCGCGCAGGATCTTGCGGCCGGGCCGGTCGGCCCGCAGCCGGCGGACGATGCCGCGCCTGTCCGGCCGAGCGTGCTGTTCGTCCCCCTCCTCGCGTTCACCCTTACCGGCGACCGACTGGGACAGGGCGGCGGTCATTACGACCGCTGGCTCGAATCGAATCCCGACGCGGTCCGCATCGGCCTTGCATGGGATGTGCAGGAGGTGCCCGAACTCCCGGTCGAGCCGCACGACATGGCGCTTGACCTGGTGGTCACCCCGACGCGCGTCCTCGGACCATTCCGATGA
- a CDS encoding alpha-ketoacid dehydrogenase subunit beta: MVEDDSPIGLADAPSRNMNMIEAINDALDIMLSHDPSVVIMGEDVGYFGGVFRATAHLQEKHGKNRVFDTPISECGIIGAAIGMGAYGLRPVPEIQFADYIYPGLDQLISEAARLRYRSAAEFIAPLTVRSPFGGGIFGGQTHSQSPEALFTHVAGIKTVIPSTPYDAKGLLIAAIEDNDPVVFFEPKRIYNGPFSGYYDKPVEPWKAHPDSKVPEGYYRIPLGKARTVREGEAMTILCYGTMVHVVTAVAKEKGIDADILDLRTLVPLDIEAIEESVKKTGRCLIVHEATRTSGFGAELSALVQERCFHHLEAPIERVTGFDTPYPHSLEWAYFPGPVRIGEAMDKILEA, translated from the coding sequence ATGGTCGAAGACGACAGCCCGATCGGCCTCGCCGACGCGCCCAGCCGCAACATGAACATGATCGAGGCGATCAACGACGCGCTCGACATCATGCTCAGCCACGATCCTTCGGTCGTCATCATGGGCGAGGACGTGGGCTATTTCGGCGGCGTGTTCCGAGCGACCGCGCACCTGCAGGAAAAGCACGGGAAGAACCGTGTGTTCGACACGCCGATTTCCGAATGCGGGATCATCGGCGCGGCGATCGGCATGGGCGCATACGGCCTCAGGCCCGTGCCCGAGATCCAGTTCGCCGACTACATCTATCCCGGGCTCGACCAACTCATCAGCGAAGCGGCGCGGCTGCGCTATCGCTCGGCGGCGGAATTCATCGCGCCGCTGACCGTACGCAGTCCGTTCGGCGGGGGCATCTTCGGCGGGCAGACCCACAGCCAGAGCCCGGAGGCGCTTTTCACTCACGTCGCGGGCATCAAGACCGTTATCCCCAGCACGCCCTACGACGCGAAGGGCCTGCTGATCGCGGCGATCGAGGACAACGACCCGGTCGTCTTCTTCGAGCCGAAGCGCATCTACAACGGCCCCTTCAGCGGATACTACGACAAGCCTGTCGAGCCGTGGAAGGCGCACCCCGACAGCAAGGTGCCCGAAGGATACTACCGCATCCCGCTGGGCAAGGCGCGCACCGTGCGCGAAGGCGAGGCGATGACGATCCTGTGCTACGGCACGATGGTCCACGTCGTGACCGCGGTGGCGAAGGAAAAGGGTATCGACGCCGACATTCTCGATCTGCGCACGCTCGTGCCGCTCGACATCGAGGCAATCGAGGAATCGGTAAAGAAGACCGGCCGCTGCCTGATCGTCCACGAGGCGACGCGCACCAGCGGCTTCGGCGCCGAACTCAGCGCGCTGGTGCAGGAGCGCTGCTTCCACCACCTCGAAGCGCCCATCGAGCGCGTGACCGGGTTCGACACCCCCTATCCGCACAGCCTCGAGTGGGCCTATTTCCCCGGTCCCGTCCGCATCGGCGAGGCGATGGACAAGATACTGGAAGCCTGA
- a CDS encoding dihydrolipoamide acetyltransferase family protein gives MARFTFNLPDIGEGIAEAEIVAMHVKPGDTVSEDQQIADMMTDKATVEMESPVSGTVVEVAGEAGDVIAIGSMLVVIETEGEVAGDDAAPNEGAAHAAPAPKSGEVESRIEVETPDPSDVSDAAAAVAEAASPPPPAEAKPTAAPPPAPTPVPAPAPVTKSSVTKVLATPAVRKRAADLAIDLAEVRPGEEGRIRHSDLDAFISYGAKSGHAPAGPTRADETVKVIGLRRRIAENMAAAKRTIPHFTYVEECDVTELERLREQLNTGRGDKPKLTMLPLLITAICKTIPDFPMINARYDDEAGVVTRHGAVHLGMATQTDGGLMVPVIRDAQAKNLWQLATEIRRLAEAARDGSAKSSELSGSTLTVTSLGPLGGVATTPVINRPEVAIIGPNRIVERPMFVPDGAGGERVEKRKLMNVSISCDHRVVDGWDAASFIQAVKKLIETPALLLVN, from the coding sequence ATGGCGCGTTTCACATTCAACCTGCCCGACATCGGCGAAGGCATCGCCGAGGCCGAGATCGTGGCGATGCACGTCAAGCCGGGCGACACCGTCAGCGAAGACCAGCAGATCGCCGACATGATGACCGACAAGGCGACGGTCGAGATGGAAAGCCCCGTGTCCGGCACGGTGGTCGAGGTCGCGGGCGAGGCCGGCGACGTGATCGCCATCGGTTCGATGCTGGTCGTCATCGAGACGGAAGGCGAGGTCGCAGGCGACGACGCCGCGCCGAACGAGGGTGCTGCCCACGCCGCCCCGGCGCCGAAATCCGGCGAGGTGGAATCGCGGATCGAAGTCGAGACGCCAGACCCGTCCGACGTGTCGGACGCCGCCGCAGCGGTCGCGGAAGCGGCCTCTCCGCCCCCGCCGGCCGAGGCAAAACCGACTGCTGCGCCCCCGCCGGCCCCGACGCCAGTGCCGGCTCCGGCTCCGGTGACGAAGTCTTCGGTCACCAAGGTCCTCGCGACGCCCGCGGTGCGCAAGCGCGCGGCCGACCTCGCCATCGACCTTGCCGAGGTGCGGCCGGGCGAGGAAGGGCGCATCCGCCATTCCGACCTCGATGCATTCATCTCCTACGGCGCGAAGAGCGGCCACGCCCCGGCGGGTCCGACCCGCGCGGACGAAACGGTCAAGGTCATCGGCCTTCGCCGCCGCATCGCGGAGAACATGGCCGCGGCCAAGCGCACCATCCCGCATTTCACCTATGTCGAGGAATGCGACGTCACCGAGCTGGAACGCCTGCGCGAACAGCTCAACACAGGCCGCGGCGACAAGCCGAAGCTGACGATGCTGCCCTTGCTGATCACCGCGATCTGCAAGACGATCCCCGATTTCCCGATGATCAACGCGCGCTACGACGACGAGGCGGGCGTGGTCACCCGCCACGGTGCGGTGCATCTCGGTATGGCGACGCAGACCGACGGCGGCCTGATGGTCCCCGTGATCCGCGACGCGCAGGCGAAGAACCTGTGGCAGCTTGCGACCGAGATCCGCCGCCTGGCCGAGGCCGCGCGCGACGGATCGGCGAAGTCGAGCGAACTCAGCGGGTCGACGCTGACGGTCACATCGCTGGGTCCGCTGGGCGGCGTGGCAACGACCCCGGTCATCAACCGGCCCGAGGTCGCGATCATCGGCCCCAATCGGATCGTCGAACGGCCGATGTTCGTCCCCGACGGAGCGGGCGGCGAGCGCGTGGAGAAGCGCAAGCTGATGAACGTCTCGATCTCGTGCGATCACCGCGTGGTCGACGGCTGGGATGCGGCGAGCTTCATCCAGGCGGTGAAGAAGCTGATCGAGACACCGGCGCTGTTGCTGGTGAACTAG
- a CDS encoding energy transducer TonB: MYDPRPPRAVSAATSAALTAGVVAVLVFGFGVEQVRKAVPALVSVQLGDPPPPPPPPPPPKEIPEKRTSTTAAPKDEEGARNLRNVATPIVAPPVVPLIVPPPVVTAPIASTGSAAQTGASDLPGPGQGAGLAGNGPGGGGLGGDGDGSGDGQAVQGPRRTSGTLSFSDLPEGTLGWGEEASVQLLYTIEADGRISRCMVQRPSGVAAIDANTCRWMQQRFRYRPALDRRGRPVRAQMQSIQTFVGGER, encoded by the coding sequence ATGTACGACCCACGCCCGCCCCGCGCCGTTTCGGCGGCCACCTCCGCCGCGCTGACAGCAGGCGTCGTGGCGGTGCTGGTGTTCGGGTTCGGAGTGGAACAAGTCCGCAAGGCCGTGCCCGCACTCGTGTCGGTCCAGCTCGGCGATCCGCCCCCGCCGCCGCCACCCCCGCCGCCACCGAAGGAAATCCCCGAGAAGCGTACGTCCACCACCGCCGCGCCGAAGGACGAGGAGGGCGCGCGCAACCTGCGAAATGTCGCCACCCCGATCGTCGCGCCGCCGGTCGTGCCGCTCATCGTGCCCCCGCCGGTCGTCACCGCGCCGATCGCCAGCACCGGCAGCGCCGCCCAGACGGGCGCGAGTGACCTGCCGGGGCCGGGGCAGGGGGCGGGGCTCGCGGGCAACGGGCCCGGCGGCGGCGGGCTGGGCGGCGATGGCGATGGATCGGGCGATGGGCAGGCGGTGCAGGGGCCGCGCCGTACGAGCGGCACGCTGAGCTTTTCCGACCTGCCCGAAGGGACGCTCGGCTGGGGGGAGGAAGCCTCCGTCCAGCTCCTCTACACGATCGAGGCGGACGGGCGGATCAGCCGCTGCATGGTCCAGCGCCCGAGCGGGGTCGCGGCGATCGACGCCAACACCTGCCGCTGGATGCAGCAACGCTTCCGCTACCGCCCCGCGCTCGACCGTCGCGGTCGGCCGGTTCGCGCACAGATGCAGAGTATCCAGACCTTCGTCGGCGGGGAGCGATAG
- a CDS encoding DUF411 domain-containing protein, with protein MIRLPQRPRTAAFAFALLAGCTGAAQAAPYTMFRDPGCGCCKECAAHAKSGLSHDVVTREDEPMGSVKARLGVPADLASCHTTVVEGYVIEGHVPAREIRRLLAERPEGVRGLAVAGMPMGSPGMEAGGRQDRYEVIAFGDAGRSVFATYPK; from the coding sequence ATGATTCGACTTCCGCAGCGCCCCCGCACCGCAGCCTTCGCATTCGCGCTTCTTGCGGGTTGCACCGGAGCGGCGCAGGCCGCGCCCTACACCATGTTCCGCGACCCCGGCTGCGGGTGCTGCAAGGAGTGTGCCGCGCACGCCAAATCGGGCCTGTCACACGATGTCGTGACGCGCGAGGACGAACCGATGGGCAGCGTGAAGGCACGCTTGGGCGTCCCGGCGGACCTCGCCAGTTGCCACACGACCGTGGTCGAAGGCTACGTGATCGAAGGACACGTACCGGCGCGAGAAATCCGGCGTTTGCTTGCCGAGCGTCCCGAAGGCGTGCGGGGGCTGGCGGTCGCAGGCATGCCGATGGGGTCGCCCGGCATGGAAGCCGGCGGGCGCCAGGACCGCTACGAAGTGATCGCGTTCGGCGACGCGGGGCGGAGCGTCTTCGCGACTTATCCGAAGTAG
- the zapA gene encoding cell division protein ZapA, which yields MSEVALQIAGRTWRVACAPGEEDRVQRLGRTVAEKLEAMGKTGAADAQAMLFAALLLADEVLEGREGVEAAHAEAAEARREADTASGQTDRLKANIADLEQELGRLQSAHKGAADEMAKVLGIQTELKQAIADHEAENAKLRGELFDARKERDALKAAPPPPPAPAAQPAATVEDAAPALERFAEVLEQCADKLESRAQAT from the coding sequence ATGAGCGAGGTCGCCCTGCAGATCGCCGGCCGCACGTGGCGCGTCGCCTGCGCGCCGGGCGAGGAGGATCGCGTCCAGCGGCTCGGCCGCACGGTCGCAGAAAAGCTCGAGGCGATGGGCAAGACGGGCGCTGCCGACGCACAGGCGATGCTGTTCGCCGCCCTGCTTCTGGCCGACGAAGTGCTCGAAGGGCGCGAAGGCGTCGAGGCGGCGCACGCCGAAGCGGCCGAGGCCCGCCGCGAGGCCGACACCGCGAGCGGCCAGACCGACCGGCTGAAGGCGAACATTGCCGATCTGGAACAGGAACTCGGCCGCCTCCAGAGCGCGCACAAGGGCGCGGCAGACGAGATGGCGAAGGTCCTCGGCATCCAGACCGAACTCAAGCAGGCGATCGCCGATCACGAGGCGGAGAACGCGAAACTGCGCGGCGAACTGTTCGATGCCCGCAAGGAACGCGATGCGCTGAAGGCTGCCCCGCCACCGCCCCCTGCGCCCGCGGCCCAGCCCGCCGCGACGGTCGAGGACGCGGCGCCCGCGCTCGAGCGTTTCGCCGAAGTGCTCGAACAATGCGCCGACAAGCTTGAGAGCCGGGCGCAGGCCACCTAG
- the recG gene encoding ATP-dependent DNA helicase RecG encodes MRPDVLNPLFAETETLDGVGPKLARPLERLGLTRVRDVAYHLPERFVMRRPIENLDQGSVGEQVVLPLTVTEHRPPRSGRGPYTVLATDAVGNVVALTYFGRASYTAKKQLPVGETRWVAGRLDQYGQMLQIVHPDHVSEDSAGLLATLNEPVYRLSEGLTQPKVAGLVAQALGRLPVLPEWIEPGQFAKAAWPDWADALKLAHKGEHPAAKDRLAYDELLANSLALMLVRADNRRRRGQALVGDGHLRGKLDLPFPLTGAQARSIAEIEGDLAQDTPMLRLLQGDVGSGKTVVALESMLVAVEAGAQAALLAPTEILARQHFETLRRMLAPTGVEIALLTGRDKGRARESILMGLQDGSIRIVVGTHAIFQDTVAYRNLGLIVIDEQHRFGVSQRLMLSAKGRVTPHTLAMTATPIPRTLTLAQYGEMDVSRLDEMPPGRQAIDTVVVSADRTAEIVDRLAAQIEAGAQAYWVCPMVRELESEDIAAAEARYAALKQRFGDDVVLVHGQLRPEIKDAGMERFASGDAKLLVATTVIEVGVDVPNATLMVIEQAERFGLAQLHQLRGRVGRGAKKSVCVLLRGEALSETGKERLALMRETQDGFRLAEEDLRLRGGGELLGTRQSGDTPFRVADLEQIQRLLPLAHDDARLLMERDGGLTGERGEAARILLYLFERDWGVQLLRGG; translated from the coding sequence ATGCGCCCCGACGTGCTCAATCCGCTGTTCGCCGAGACAGAGACGCTGGACGGCGTCGGGCCGAAGCTCGCGCGCCCGCTGGAAAGGCTCGGCCTGACCCGGGTGCGCGACGTCGCCTACCACCTGCCCGAGCGGTTCGTCATGCGGCGGCCGATCGAGAATCTCGACCAGGGAAGCGTAGGCGAACAGGTCGTCCTGCCCCTCACCGTAACCGAACACCGCCCGCCGCGCAGCGGGCGGGGGCCGTACACCGTGCTCGCCACCGATGCGGTGGGCAACGTCGTCGCGCTGACCTATTTCGGGCGGGCGAGCTACACCGCCAAGAAGCAGCTGCCGGTCGGGGAAACGCGCTGGGTCGCCGGCCGGCTCGACCAGTACGGCCAGATGCTCCAGATCGTGCATCCCGATCACGTGAGCGAGGACAGCGCCGGGCTGCTCGCCACCCTCAACGAGCCGGTCTATCGCCTGTCCGAAGGGCTGACACAGCCGAAGGTCGCCGGGCTCGTGGCGCAGGCGCTGGGCCGGCTGCCAGTCCTGCCCGAATGGATCGAACCCGGCCAGTTCGCGAAGGCCGCGTGGCCCGACTGGGCCGATGCGCTGAAGCTGGCGCACAAGGGGGAGCATCCGGCGGCGAAAGACCGGCTGGCCTACGACGAGCTTCTCGCCAACAGCCTCGCGCTGATGCTGGTGCGCGCAGACAACCGGCGGCGGCGCGGGCAGGCGCTGGTCGGCGACGGACACTTGCGCGGCAAGCTCGACCTGCCCTTTCCGCTCACCGGCGCGCAGGCCCGCAGCATCGCCGAGATCGAGGGAGACCTGGCGCAGGATACCCCGATGCTGCGCCTGCTGCAGGGCGACGTCGGCAGCGGGAAGACGGTCGTCGCCCTCGAATCGATGCTGGTCGCGGTGGAAGCCGGCGCGCAGGCGGCGCTGCTGGCGCCGACCGAAATCCTCGCCCGCCAGCATTTCGAGACGCTGCGCCGGATGCTCGCGCCCACCGGAGTCGAGATCGCGCTGCTGACCGGACGCGACAAGGGGCGCGCGCGCGAATCGATCCTGATGGGGCTGCAGGACGGCAGCATCCGCATCGTCGTGGGCACGCACGCGATCTTCCAGGATACGGTCGCGTACCGGAACCTCGGCCTCATCGTGATCGACGAACAGCATCGCTTCGGCGTGTCCCAGCGCCTGATGCTGAGCGCCAAGGGCCGGGTCACGCCGCATACGCTGGCCATGACCGCAACCCCGATCCCGCGCACGCTGACGCTGGCGCAGTACGGCGAGATGGACGTCAGCCGGCTCGACGAGATGCCGCCCGGCCGCCAGGCGATCGACACCGTGGTCGTCAGCGCCGACCGGACCGCCGAGATCGTCGATCGGCTGGCCGCCCAGATCGAGGCGGGGGCGCAGGCGTACTGGGTGTGCCCGATGGTCCGCGAACTGGAGAGCGAGGATATCGCCGCGGCCGAAGCGCGCTACGCGGCGCTGAAGCAGCGTTTCGGCGACGACGTCGTGCTCGTCCACGGACAGCTACGGCCCGAGATCAAGGACGCCGGAATGGAGCGGTTCGCGTCTGGCGACGCGAAGCTGCTGGTCGCGACGACCGTGATCGAGGTCGGCGTCGACGTGCCCAACGCGACCCTGATGGTGATCGAGCAGGCCGAACGGTTCGGGCTGGCCCAGTTGCACCAGCTGCGCGGCCGGGTGGGGCGGGGCGCGAAGAAATCGGTCTGCGTGCTGCTGCGCGGCGAAGCGTTGAGCGAGACGGGGAAGGAACGGCTCGCCCTGATGCGCGAAACGCAAGACGGGTTTCGCCTTGCCGAAGAGGACCTGCGGCTGCGCGGCGGTGGCGAGTTGCTCGGAACCCGGCAATCGGGCGACACGCCGTTCCGCGTCGCCGATCTCGAGCAGATCCAGCGCCTGCTGCCGCTCGCGCACGACGACGCGCGGCTGCTGATGGAGCGCGACGGCGGGCTGACGGGCGAGCGCGGCGAGGCGGCTCGCATCCTTCTCTACCTGTTCGAACGCGACTGGGGCGTCCAGCTCCTGCGCGGGGGATGA